A genomic region of Pyrus communis chromosome 14, drPyrComm1.1, whole genome shotgun sequence contains the following coding sequences:
- the LOC137715082 gene encoding osmotin-like protein has protein sequence MPFLYKTHPKPYTFSHTHLSRKPKEMALSRSYLPSLPLLSATTFLILSAVVHANYPSPSILTLVNNCPFPIWPAIQPNSGHPVLERGGFFLNALTHRSFPAPTQPWSGRIWARTHCTQNGPHFSCLTGDCGGRLECNGAGGATPSTLAQISLHHGGPADLYSYGVSLVDGFNVPLTVTPHEGHGVCPVVGCKANLLATCPDRLKVTSPKGVVACKSACEAFGTDELCCRNHYNSPQTCRASGYSQFFKQACPTTFTFAHDSPTLMHQCSSPRELKVIFCH, from the coding sequence ATGCCATTTCTCTATAAAACCCACCCAAAACCCTACACGTTTTCTCACACACATTTATccagaaaaccaaaagaaatgGCTCTCTCCCGCTCTTACCTTCCCTCCCTTCCGCTCCTCTCCGCCACCACATTCCTCATCCTCTCCGCCGTCGTTCACGCCAATTACCCTTCACCCTCCATCCTCACTCTCGTCAACAACTGCCCCTTCCCCATCTGGCCCGCCATCCAGCCCAACTCCGGCCACCCCGTTCTCGAGCGCGGCGGCTTCTTCCTCAACGCCCTCACCCACCGCTCCTTCCCCGCCCCCACCCAGCCCTGGTCCGGCCGCATCTGGGCCCGCACCCACTGCACCCAAAACGGACCTCACTTCTCCTGCCTCACCGGAGACTGCGGCGGCCGCCTCGAGTGCAACGGAGCCGGCGGCGCCACCCCCTCCACCCTCGCCCAGATCAGCCTCCACCACGGCGGCCCCGCCGACCTCTACTCCTATGGCGTCAGCCTCGTCGACGGCTTCAACGTCCCACTCACCGTCACTCCCCACGAGGGACACGGCGTCTGCCCCGTCGTCGGTTGCAAGGCCAACCTGCTCGCCACGTGTCCCGACCGACTGAAGGTGACGTCACCGAAGGGCGTCGTGGCGTGCAAGAGCGCGTGCGAGGCGTTCGGCACCGATGAGTTGTGCTGTCGGAACCACTACAACAGCCCCCAGACGTGTCGGGCTTCGGGCTACTCGCAGTTCTTCAAGCAAGCGTGTCCCACCACCTTCACGTTCGCCCACGACAGCCCCACGCTCATGCACCAGTGCTCGTCGCCACGCGAGCTCAAGGTGATCTTCTGTCACTAG